The following are from one region of the Bremerella sp. JC817 genome:
- a CDS encoding DUF1553 domain-containing protein, which yields MSISSPRWLSAVCWLACALVGSIASAEPLPAETFENSVGAILSNHCVRCHNPKKQEGGLSLASAQAAFAGGESGEAIVPRQPDASVLLDYISGDEPEMPKGGTPLSKEEVETIRRWIATGADWPDGVALKANDTWWSRQPLKRPEVPAIPGELAAKVRTPIDAFIIAKQQEHGLQLSAEADARTLVRRLYFDLIGLPPTPDEMRHWTTKLESDDEAYAELVEYLLESPHYGERWARHWLDVVKYADTCGYDKDKLRRNAWPYRDYVIRSFNEDKPYTRFVQEQIAGDTLYPGEADGILGLGFIAAGPWDFIGHVEVPATKIDGKMARNLDRDEMVSNTMNTFCSVTIQCARCHDHKFDPYTQQHYYGLQAVFAAVDRAERAYDLDPAIEQQRLELAEHKQHALQQLASLDREMETAGGLRLRELQAELKSLQAQHRPKRPVAEHGYHSRIEANADQAKWVQIDLGAPVELARVVLHPCYDDYAGIGPGFGFPVRFKVEASSDPAMTNATTLADETSRDYPNPLLATYEVNTEVTARFIRITATKLAPRQNDFIFALSEVELLDANGGNLAAGAEVTALDSIEAPIRWGRANLTDGRWPQPFETSPARAIGEVQQELARIESQINTPERTTRRQTLQQQLQQTEAKLKSLPTGKMVYAAATHFKPQGSFQPTEGTPRTVHVLHRGNVTYPREEAIPGALPLAGDDTAPFDLADGHPEAARRAQLARWITNPEHPLTWRSIVNRIWQHHFDQPIVGSPNDFGRMGQLPTHPELLDWLAIEFRDNGESMKHLHRLIVNSSVYRQRSDHQQEFAAIDGGNQFYWRMNRRRLEAEEIRDAILAVSGRLNLQMGGPGYFLFELEKEAHSPHYEYHKFDPRDPASHRRSIYRFVVRSQPDPYMTTLDCADSSQSTPKRSETLTALQALSMLNNPFQLAMSEAFAARLQQEADTLPRQIERGIQLTLGRSATPHEVELFTGFAEQHGLVNLCRVWFNQSEFVYLD from the coding sequence ATGTCGATCTCTTCTCCACGATGGCTGTCCGCAGTTTGCTGGCTCGCGTGTGCGTTGGTCGGTTCGATTGCCTCTGCCGAACCCTTGCCTGCCGAAACGTTTGAGAACTCGGTCGGAGCGATCCTGTCGAACCACTGCGTCCGTTGCCACAACCCGAAGAAGCAAGAGGGTGGGCTATCGCTGGCAAGTGCCCAAGCGGCATTCGCTGGCGGCGAAAGCGGCGAGGCAATCGTCCCGCGACAACCCGATGCCAGCGTCCTGCTCGATTACATCAGCGGCGACGAACCGGAGATGCCGAAAGGGGGCACGCCATTAAGCAAAGAGGAAGTCGAAACGATCCGCCGCTGGATCGCTACTGGTGCCGATTGGCCGGACGGGGTCGCTTTGAAGGCGAACGATACCTGGTGGTCTCGCCAGCCGCTGAAGCGTCCGGAAGTGCCAGCGATTCCCGGCGAGCTTGCCGCGAAGGTTCGCACTCCAATCGATGCCTTCATCATCGCCAAGCAGCAGGAACATGGCCTTCAGCTCTCTGCCGAGGCCGACGCACGCACGCTGGTCCGGCGACTTTACTTCGATTTGATCGGCCTGCCGCCAACGCCCGACGAGATGCGTCATTGGACGACCAAGCTGGAAAGCGACGACGAAGCGTACGCGGAGCTTGTCGAATATCTCTTGGAGTCGCCTCACTATGGCGAACGCTGGGCCCGGCATTGGCTGGATGTGGTGAAGTACGCCGATACTTGCGGATACGATAAAGACAAGCTGCGGCGCAATGCCTGGCCATATCGCGACTACGTGATTCGCTCGTTCAACGAAGATAAACCCTACACGCGATTCGTCCAGGAACAGATCGCTGGCGACACGCTCTATCCTGGCGAAGCCGATGGCATCCTCGGCCTGGGGTTCATCGCCGCAGGCCCGTGGGACTTTATCGGCCACGTCGAAGTCCCGGCGACCAAGATCGATGGCAAGATGGCCCGAAATCTCGATCGTGACGAAATGGTCTCGAACACGATGAACACCTTCTGCAGCGTCACAATCCAATGTGCCCGTTGCCACGATCACAAGTTTGATCCTTATACCCAGCAACATTACTACGGACTGCAAGCAGTCTTCGCCGCCGTCGACCGAGCCGAACGAGCATACGACCTCGATCCTGCGATCGAACAACAACGGCTCGAACTCGCCGAGCACAAACAACACGCTCTGCAGCAGTTGGCTTCGCTCGATCGGGAAATGGAAACCGCCGGCGGACTGCGTCTGCGAGAGCTTCAAGCTGAATTGAAATCACTCCAAGCACAGCATCGCCCGAAGAGACCGGTCGCCGAGCATGGTTACCATAGCCGGATCGAAGCGAACGCGGATCAGGCCAAGTGGGTGCAGATTGACCTGGGGGCACCGGTCGAGTTGGCTCGTGTGGTGCTTCATCCCTGCTACGACGACTACGCCGGCATCGGTCCTGGTTTCGGCTTTCCGGTTCGCTTCAAAGTCGAAGCCTCCTCCGACCCCGCGATGACCAACGCCACAACGCTGGCAGATGAAACGAGTCGCGACTATCCCAATCCGCTGCTGGCAACCTATGAAGTAAACACCGAGGTCACGGCCCGGTTCATTCGCATCACGGCAACGAAGCTTGCTCCGCGGCAGAACGACTTTATCTTCGCACTATCCGAAGTTGAACTACTCGACGCGAATGGCGGCAACCTGGCAGCCGGCGCGGAAGTGACTGCCTTGGATTCGATCGAGGCCCCGATTCGTTGGGGGCGGGCGAACTTGACCGATGGACGCTGGCCACAGCCTTTTGAAACGTCGCCAGCCCGAGCGATCGGAGAGGTCCAACAGGAATTGGCTCGCATCGAAAGCCAGATCAACACGCCAGAACGAACGACACGTCGACAGACCCTCCAGCAGCAACTTCAGCAGACCGAAGCGAAGCTGAAATCACTTCCGACCGGCAAGATGGTTTATGCAGCGGCAACTCATTTCAAGCCACAGGGAAGTTTTCAGCCAACCGAAGGCACCCCGCGCACGGTTCACGTTTTGCATCGCGGCAACGTGACTTATCCGCGCGAAGAAGCCATTCCAGGGGCATTGCCACTAGCAGGCGACGACACGGCACCGTTCGATTTGGCAGATGGCCATCCTGAAGCAGCACGCCGGGCTCAACTAGCCCGTTGGATTACCAATCCTGAACATCCCCTGACCTGGCGAAGTATCGTCAATCGAATCTGGCAGCATCATTTCGATCAGCCGATTGTCGGTTCGCCGAACGATTTCGGGCGCATGGGGCAACTGCCTACGCACCCGGAATTGCTCGACTGGTTGGCGATTGAGTTTCGTGACAATGGCGAGTCGATGAAGCACCTGCATCGACTAATCGTCAACAGCAGCGTCTATCGCCAGCGGTCGGACCACCAGCAAGAGTTCGCCGCGATCGATGGTGGCAACCAGTTTTATTGGCGGATGAATCGTCGCCGGCTCGAAGCGGAAGAGATCCGTGATGCGATCCTGGCCGTCAGCGGACGCTTGAACCTGCAGATGGGTGGCCCAGGATACTTTCTTTTTGAGCTCGAAAAGGAAGCCCACTCGCCGCACTACGAGTATCACAAGTTCGACCCGCGTGACCCTGCTTCGCATCGCCGCAGTATTTATCGGTTCGTGGTTCGGTCGCAGCCCGATCCCTACATGACGACGCTCGACTGTGCCGACTCCTCGCAAAGCACGCCGAAGCGAAGCGAGACACTGACGGCGCTGCAGGCCCTTTCGATGCTCAACAATCCGTTCCAGTTGGCCATGTCCGAGGCATTCGCCGCGCGACTGCAGCAAGAGGCCGACACCCTTCCGCGGCAGATCGAACGTGGCATTCAGCTTACGCTGGGCCGATCGGCGACGCCGCACGAAGTGGAACTATTCACTGGCTTCGCCGAACAGCACGGGCTCGTTAATTTGTGTCGCGTCTGGTTCAACCAAAGCGAATTCGTCTACCTCGACTAA
- a CDS encoding sigma-70 family RNA polymerase sigma factor: MKISPQNEQFVRLYARDEGRLRRYVASLVPSTADVDDVLQETAIALMRKFEQYDDEQPFFNWACRFALYEVLQHRKRSNTRRRHFSDEVVEAIAAEYQQHQQQSEERKKALADCLHKLDSQDRRLVELRYFSEETIDSLAQRIGEPAAKLYRSLARIRYALALCVRETIAAEATS; the protein is encoded by the coding sequence GTGAAAATATCCCCTCAGAATGAGCAGTTTGTTCGGCTGTACGCCCGCGACGAAGGGCGGCTGCGGCGCTATGTCGCGTCGTTGGTCCCTTCGACAGCCGACGTGGATGATGTGTTGCAAGAGACAGCTATCGCGTTGATGCGCAAGTTCGAGCAATACGACGACGAGCAACCCTTCTTTAACTGGGCGTGCCGCTTTGCACTGTACGAAGTGTTACAGCATCGCAAGCGATCGAACACGCGTCGTCGCCATTTCTCGGATGAAGTGGTGGAAGCGATCGCCGCAGAGTATCAGCAGCATCAGCAGCAATCGGAAGAACGCAAGAAGGCCCTGGCCGATTGCCTGCACAAGTTGGATTCGCAAGATCGTCGGCTCGTAGAGCTACGATATTTCAGCGAAGAAACGATCGACAGTCTCGCCCAGCGAATCGGCGAACCTGCCGCGAAGTTGTATCGCTCGCTGGCACGGATTCGCTATGCGTTGGCTTTGTGCGTCCGTGAGACGATCGCTGCGGAGGCCACCTCATGA
- a CDS encoding FecR domain-containing protein: MSTPMDPKQARELCDLISTLVEGSITDEQFARLDRWLKEDAEARQIYLDYLQLHGDLGEFAYITCEPEPIQPVEKLPQLPVHVPVEESRRLPEWMISLSVALLLPLAVVVGMMLPRGGDPLISPTSPIAANSGVTYQVFFANVAHAKFYGQLPPAIRSQLVPLKDYVLLEGMVELEFPRGASTIIEGPAVFRVESDQRLSLDVGRCSVHAPAGAEGFEIATPEINVVDRGTRFSVNVLEGNITDVQVIEGAADVYRKPTKDTTTTLEPQFERRLNPEDALRFSQSNRANPQPLPFEASQYQRQLPDRIVSYDGTTDAKGQVDELLSISMQRGGKTTTISIEDLILSRVTWYQAQENVGYLIGGKELPELRADFASDRSLRTGLINMGGSPEPLASDPKMTIDVDANDFGTPGMAVMFDRPVRNGPGADIVFFEIQTYSNPIEGDAFHVSPLKFTEGLRSHTITQYDLTMESPEALCVQPTWLYRSDQAPKSLEQLEQLPFDSVEQSTRFDAIAVGIDLSDLGYPEGALVEGLFFQDAMDNEDAVDPVFIAGLPDEPSS, translated from the coding sequence ATGAGCACGCCGATGGATCCCAAGCAGGCCCGCGAACTTTGCGATCTGATTTCGACTTTGGTCGAAGGTTCGATTACTGACGAACAGTTCGCCCGGCTCGATCGGTGGCTGAAGGAAGACGCAGAAGCACGTCAGATTTACCTCGACTATTTGCAGTTGCATGGCGACCTGGGTGAGTTCGCGTATATCACCTGCGAACCAGAACCGATCCAGCCCGTCGAGAAGCTGCCCCAACTTCCGGTCCATGTCCCGGTGGAGGAAAGCAGACGCCTGCCAGAGTGGATGATCTCGCTCTCGGTCGCGCTGCTTCTGCCGTTGGCTGTCGTCGTCGGCATGATGTTGCCGCGCGGTGGCGATCCGCTGATCAGTCCCACGTCGCCAATCGCGGCCAATAGTGGCGTGACCTATCAGGTCTTTTTCGCGAACGTCGCGCATGCCAAGTTTTACGGACAGCTACCCCCGGCGATTCGTTCGCAGTTGGTTCCCTTGAAGGACTACGTGCTGCTGGAAGGAATGGTCGAACTCGAGTTCCCTCGGGGGGCTTCCACCATTATCGAAGGCCCAGCGGTCTTTCGGGTCGAATCGGATCAAAGGCTTTCGCTCGACGTCGGACGTTGTAGCGTGCATGCCCCTGCGGGAGCCGAAGGGTTCGAAATCGCCACGCCGGAGATCAACGTGGTGGATCGCGGGACGCGCTTCTCGGTGAACGTCCTGGAAGGCAACATCACCGATGTTCAGGTGATCGAAGGGGCCGCCGACGTTTATCGTAAACCAACTAAGGATACGACAACCACGTTGGAGCCGCAGTTCGAGCGACGCTTGAACCCGGAAGATGCCCTGCGGTTCTCGCAATCGAATCGAGCGAACCCACAGCCGTTGCCATTCGAGGCCAGCCAATACCAACGGCAACTGCCAGATCGAATCGTTTCGTACGACGGGACAACCGATGCCAAAGGTCAGGTCGATGAACTGCTGAGTATCTCGATGCAGCGGGGCGGCAAGACGACCACAATTTCGATCGAAGACTTGATCCTATCGCGAGTGACCTGGTACCAGGCCCAAGAGAACGTTGGCTATTTGATTGGCGGTAAAGAACTGCCAGAGCTACGGGCCGACTTTGCGTCCGATCGTAGTTTGCGGACTGGTCTGATCAACATGGGTGGCAGCCCTGAACCTTTGGCTTCCGACCCGAAGATGACGATCGATGTCGACGCGAACGACTTCGGCACACCAGGCATGGCGGTGATGTTCGATCGCCCGGTCCGCAACGGACCTGGGGCCGACATTGTGTTCTTCGAGATTCAAACCTATTCCAATCCGATCGAAGGGGACGCGTTTCACGTCAGCCCTTTGAAGTTCACCGAGGGTCTGCGTTCGCACACGATCACCCAGTACGACTTGACGATGGAATCGCCCGAAGCGTTGTGCGTGCAACCGACCTGGTTGTATCGCAGCGATCAGGCCCCCAAGTCATTGGAACAACTGGAGCAGTTGCCTTTCGATTCCGTCGAACAGTCGACCCGTTTTGACGCGATCGCGGTTGGTATCGATTTGTCTGATCTTGGCTACCCCGAAGGAGCATTGGTCGAAGGCCTGTTCTTTCAAGACGCCATGGACAACGAAGACGCGGTCGACCCGGTGTTCATTGCCGGTTTACCTGACGAGCCCAGCTCATAA
- a CDS encoding DUF1559 domain-containing protein — protein MKSHFVSPRRRGFTLVELLVVIAIIGILIALLLPAVQQAREAARRMQCSNNLKQMGLACHNYMDTHQGYLPPGSMYVLQSGQWDSHGWAVAILPYIEQNALYDGYDFSQGPQATVHQNIRRTVVSGYICPSFPGASKNSSGSAFSDGALLTYQGVAGVYYNNSTLDRNLPGNAGHGMITSNGVFRLNGPRRAAELTDGMSNTVMIGDYNHADRTGVNSGYPGNVRVWIMGTTDVAKGALYNMKIIYEDTINSRRDRNDGVAFNHLPFGSQHPGGANFVAADGSAHFIPETINFDVYRAIGTINGSEALSIP, from the coding sequence ATGAAATCGCACTTCGTTTCGCCTCGGCGACGTGGATTCACGCTCGTCGAATTGTTGGTCGTCATCGCCATCATCGGTATCTTGATCGCGCTCCTCTTGCCGGCTGTGCAGCAAGCCCGAGAAGCGGCTCGCCGCATGCAGTGCTCGAACAATCTAAAGCAGATGGGCCTGGCGTGTCACAACTATATGGACACCCACCAAGGTTATCTGCCGCCAGGATCGATGTATGTATTGCAGTCAGGCCAGTGGGACTCACACGGCTGGGCCGTGGCGATTCTGCCTTACATCGAACAGAACGCGTTGTACGACGGTTACGACTTCTCGCAGGGACCGCAAGCCACCGTTCATCAGAACATCCGCCGAACGGTCGTGTCTGGATACATTTGCCCGAGCTTCCCAGGTGCCTCGAAGAACTCGTCCGGCAGTGCGTTTTCGGATGGTGCTTTGCTCACCTACCAAGGCGTGGCCGGCGTTTACTACAACAACTCGACGCTCGATCGCAACCTGCCCGGCAACGCAGGCCACGGCATGATCACCTCGAACGGTGTCTTTCGTCTGAACGGTCCGCGTCGTGCGGCCGAGCTGACTGACGGCATGAGCAACACCGTCATGATCGGCGACTATAATCACGCCGACCGAACCGGCGTGAACAGCGGCTACCCGGGCAACGTTCGCGTCTGGATCATGGGCACGACCGATGTCGCCAAGGGGGCTCTCTACAACATGAAGATCATCTACGAAGACACGATCAATTCGCGTCGCGATCGTAACGATGGTGTGGCGTTCAATCACTTGCCTTTCGGTAGTCAGCATCCTGGCGGAGCGAATTTTGTCGCCGCCGACGGAAGTGCCCACTTCATTCCGGAAACGATCAACTTCGACGTCTACCGTGCGATCGGCACGATCAACGGTAGCGAAGCCTTGTCGATTCCATAA
- a CDS encoding DUF1553 domain-containing protein, with protein sequence MTFLQRISLGCLAGISTVFPLTVGMVHSEEPIASWEFGTEEQSPLKSVGGVHRDVPGPRPPAYPDFAENNTAVDFDGSGARFTFADLGPESPFDFTNGDEITLEAWVDVRDLKEGENTYVIGKGRTGRAGFMPNNQNWALRMRRVNGMACVSFLFSTPPNGDGKDPWHRYTSTTGFIPNSEWHHVAATYRFGDPKSVATWIDGQKVPGKWDMGGATEKAPVVDDDEVWIGSSMGGAASTSFRGGLDSIAIHRQVLDDATLKKRYRRVGEAVVIGPAPETMPELGKLPADQVAVSFFEDFPAHDRWLMSNESWPEAAQTWNGEAFLLNHLPQRYDAWGIRDSWKAPVVVRMASDVQLSPGNHTLLMRARGLARVWVDGQLVASTKPLSGSPDGEEPITPVSEPPAPGHRPKWHRCQEVTGDFQVKTIGPVRVVVEAMAGGKRFRVDPGELTIAVSSDEGKTFQVLRPAALAGDPLPLTNVAVEAELRRVKTSLEQLNRQKRHAAAKGQDAYWQKRHEAGQAWLAEHPAPEVPTPKTQVESPVDAFIVARIEEVKASQGQGGTTDVSYFHKEVLPILKSECIRCHGEKDKGGLALNSRELAMLGGFSGEPAITPGDPHASEMIARMRSESAEERMPPTGKPLPEKKIQILEKWITDGAIWPEVQLTEAQTERSAIVDDTTFLRRAYLDTVGVPPTAEEVQKFLSDSSPDKRSQWIDRLLDDPRWADHWVSYWQDLLAENPTMINATLNATGPFRWFLYDSLRDDKSLDRMVTELIMLRGSSADGGSAGFGQAAQNDSPFAAKGHVVASAFLGLEMQCARCHDSPYHSTTQKDLYSLAAMFSRKSVTVPKSSTVPPGFFESKQRESLIQVTLKPGESVTPTWPFAKVTGAADDQALQSLMQNGSDSREKLATLITAPQNERFAKVMANRIWRRLIGAGIVEPPHDWEGNLPSHPELLEWLAKELVASNYDVKHLTRVIMNSELYQQEAIGHNLDAEPGQRLFNAPERRRMTAEQIVDSFYEAAGCQMDVEQMTLDPDGRRAASSRNTFGTPYRSWMFVSLSNERDRPSLTFPHAAMVTEVLTAFGWSADRQAPKTDRETDPNIRQPAVMANSNLAITLTKAAYQSELADLAVNAKSPDQLTDTIYLRFLSRYPTDDERQLFHDRLAEGFDSRLLPKDQVKTPEPLPRLPQVTWSNHLRSEANTIQQQHADRVRQGPPADPRLEPKWRTRYEDFVWSVANLREFVWMP encoded by the coding sequence ATGACGTTCCTTCAGAGAATCTCGCTTGGATGTCTCGCCGGCATCTCGACCGTGTTTCCTCTTACCGTCGGCATGGTTCATAGCGAAGAACCGATCGCCTCTTGGGAATTTGGTACCGAAGAACAGTCCCCGCTCAAGTCGGTGGGAGGCGTTCATCGCGATGTCCCTGGTCCGCGTCCGCCTGCTTATCCCGACTTTGCCGAGAACAACACGGCAGTCGACTTCGATGGTAGCGGAGCTCGCTTCACCTTTGCCGATCTGGGACCTGAGAGCCCGTTCGACTTCACCAACGGTGACGAGATCACGCTCGAAGCGTGGGTCGATGTTCGCGATCTGAAGGAAGGGGAGAATACCTACGTCATTGGCAAGGGACGTACCGGCCGGGCCGGCTTCATGCCCAACAATCAAAACTGGGCACTACGAATGCGCCGCGTGAATGGGATGGCCTGCGTCAGCTTCCTGTTTTCGACGCCTCCGAACGGCGATGGCAAAGACCCTTGGCATCGATACACCTCGACGACTGGCTTCATCCCGAACAGCGAGTGGCATCATGTTGCCGCAACCTATCGGTTTGGTGATCCGAAGAGCGTAGCGACGTGGATCGATGGTCAGAAGGTGCCTGGTAAGTGGGATATGGGGGGTGCCACCGAAAAGGCCCCAGTCGTGGACGACGACGAAGTCTGGATTGGCTCTTCAATGGGTGGTGCTGCTTCGACGAGCTTCCGCGGAGGCCTCGACTCGATCGCCATTCATCGCCAGGTTCTCGACGACGCCACGCTGAAGAAGCGTTATCGACGCGTCGGCGAGGCGGTCGTGATTGGCCCGGCACCAGAAACGATGCCAGAGCTTGGCAAGTTGCCTGCCGATCAGGTCGCCGTTTCGTTCTTCGAAGACTTCCCGGCCCACGATCGTTGGTTGATGTCGAACGAAAGCTGGCCGGAAGCTGCCCAGACCTGGAATGGCGAGGCCTTCCTGCTGAATCATCTTCCCCAGCGATACGACGCATGGGGTATTCGCGATAGCTGGAAAGCTCCGGTCGTCGTGCGGATGGCTTCCGACGTGCAGCTTTCGCCAGGCAACCACACGCTGCTGATGCGTGCCCGCGGCCTGGCTCGCGTGTGGGTCGATGGTCAGTTGGTTGCTTCGACGAAACCTCTTTCCGGTTCGCCTGATGGGGAAGAGCCGATCACGCCGGTCTCCGAGCCCCCAGCACCGGGGCATCGTCCGAAGTGGCATCGCTGTCAGGAGGTGACGGGCGACTTTCAGGTAAAAACGATTGGCCCGGTCCGTGTTGTCGTCGAAGCGATGGCAGGCGGAAAACGCTTTCGTGTCGATCCAGGCGAACTGACTATCGCAGTCAGTAGCGACGAAGGGAAGACCTTCCAGGTGCTGCGTCCGGCAGCATTGGCTGGCGATCCGTTGCCATTGACCAACGTAGCGGTTGAAGCGGAACTTCGCCGTGTGAAAACCTCGCTGGAACAACTCAATCGCCAGAAGCGTCACGCGGCGGCGAAGGGGCAAGATGCTTATTGGCAGAAACGTCACGAAGCCGGCCAGGCCTGGCTGGCAGAGCATCCAGCACCAGAAGTTCCGACTCCAAAGACCCAAGTTGAAAGCCCCGTCGATGCGTTTATCGTCGCCCGTATCGAAGAAGTAAAGGCTTCGCAAGGGCAGGGGGGCACGACCGATGTCAGCTACTTCCATAAAGAAGTGCTGCCGATTTTGAAGTCGGAGTGCATTCGCTGCCATGGCGAGAAAGACAAAGGAGGCCTCGCGCTGAACTCGCGTGAATTGGCCATGCTAGGTGGCTTCTCCGGTGAGCCCGCGATCACTCCTGGCGATCCGCATGCCAGCGAGATGATCGCACGTATGCGAAGCGAATCGGCCGAAGAACGCATGCCACCGACAGGCAAGCCGCTACCAGAAAAGAAGATTCAGATCCTCGAAAAGTGGATCACCGACGGAGCAATCTGGCCAGAGGTTCAATTGACCGAAGCCCAGACCGAACGCTCAGCCATCGTCGACGACACAACCTTCCTGCGTCGTGCTTATCTTGATACGGTCGGTGTTCCGCCAACTGCGGAAGAAGTTCAGAAGTTCCTCAGTGATTCGTCGCCGGACAAGCGTTCGCAGTGGATCGATCGCCTGCTGGACGATCCTCGCTGGGCCGATCATTGGGTCAGCTATTGGCAAGATCTGCTGGCGGAAAACCCGACGATGATCAACGCGACGTTGAACGCAACGGGACCATTTCGCTGGTTTCTTTACGATTCGCTTCGCGACGACAAATCGCTCGATCGCATGGTGACGGAACTGATCATGTTGCGAGGCAGCTCGGCCGACGGTGGTAGTGCCGGCTTCGGTCAGGCCGCCCAGAACGACTCGCCGTTTGCCGCCAAGGGGCATGTGGTTGCCAGTGCGTTCCTTGGTTTGGAAATGCAATGTGCTCGATGCCATGACTCGCCCTACCATTCGACGACGCAAAAGGACCTGTACTCGCTGGCCGCGATGTTCTCGCGGAAATCAGTGACGGTTCCGAAGTCGAGTACCGTTCCGCCAGGCTTCTTTGAAAGCAAGCAGCGTGAGTCGTTGATTCAGGTAACGTTGAAGCCGGGCGAGAGCGTCACGCCGACTTGGCCATTCGCCAAAGTCACCGGGGCGGCCGACGACCAAGCACTTCAGTCGTTGATGCAGAACGGTTCTGATTCTCGCGAGAAGCTGGCAACACTGATCACCGCGCCGCAGAACGAACGCTTCGCGAAGGTGATGGCGAATCGCATCTGGCGCCGACTGATCGGAGCTGGGATTGTCGAACCTCCACACGACTGGGAAGGCAACTTGCCGAGCCATCCGGAACTGTTGGAATGGTTGGCGAAGGAACTAGTGGCCAGCAACTACGACGTGAAGCATTTGACCCGTGTGATTATGAACTCGGAGCTATACCAGCAAGAGGCGATCGGTCACAACCTAGATGCCGAACCAGGACAGCGATTGTTCAACGCTCCGGAACGTCGTCGCATGACAGCCGAGCAGATCGTCGATTCGTTCTACGAGGCAGCCGGTTGCCAGATGGATGTCGAGCAAATGACGCTCGACCCAGATGGTCGCCGCGCGGCGAGCAGTCGTAACACGTTCGGCACGCCTTATCGCAGTTGGATGTTCGTCAGTCTTTCCAACGAACGAGATCGACCAAGTCTGACGTTCCCGCACGCGGCGATGGTGACCGAAGTGCTAACTGCCTTTGGCTGGTCGGCTGATCGTCAGGCGCCGAAGACCGATCGCGAAACCGATCCGAATATTCGTCAGCCCGCCGTGATGGCCAACAGCAATCTGGCAATCACCTTGACGAAGGCGGCTTATCAATCAGAACTGGCCGACTTGGCCGTGAACGCAAAGTCGCCTGACCAGTTGACAGATACGATCTACCTGCGTTTTTTGAGTCGCTATCCGACCGACGACGAGCGTCAACTGTTTCACGATCGTCTAGCGGAAGGCTTCGATAGTCGTTTGCTGCCGAAAGATCAGGTGAAAACGCCAGAGCCGCTGCCGCGTCTGCCGCAAGTGACCTGGTCGAATCACCTTCGATCGGAAGCCAATACGATTCAGCAGCAACATGCCGACCGTGTTCGTCAGGGACCACCTGCCGATCCACGGCTCGAGCCGAAGTGGCGAACTCGCTACGAAGATTTTGTTTGGAGCGTGGCGAACCTGCGCGAGTTTGTGTGGATGCCTTAG